One region of Pseudomonadota bacterium genomic DNA includes:
- a CDS encoding peroxiredoxin, whose protein sequence is MSVLVGQPAPLFKAHSVDSGTFKELNLEDYRGKYVILFFYPLDFTFVCPTELHAFQDRLAEFKKKNAVVLGCSVDSHFSHKAWLDTPREKGGIEGIEYPIISDLGGKIAEAYDVLHKDGIAYRGLFLIDKEGIVRHQVVNDLPLGRNVDEALRMLEALQHVEQHGEVCPANWQKDKAALKATAEGVSDYFKKQKS, encoded by the coding sequence ATGTCTGTTCTTGTTGGCCAACCAGCCCCTTTATTTAAAGCACACTCAGTCGATTCCGGAACTTTTAAAGAGTTAAATCTTGAAGACTATCGAGGAAAATATGTTATCTTGTTTTTTTACCCCCTTGATTTTACTTTTGTATGTCCCACAGAGCTCCATGCATTTCAGGATCGCCTTGCAGAATTTAAGAAAAAAAATGCCGTTGTTTTAGGATGTAGCGTTGATAGTCATTTTTCTCACAAAGCTTGGCTTGATACTCCTAGAGAAAAAGGAGGAATCGAAGGTATTGAGTATCCTATCATCTCCGACTTAGGAGGCAAAATCGCAGAAGCCTATGATGTTCTTCATAAAGATGGCATTGCCTATCGTGGTCTGTTCTTAATTGACAAAGAGGGCATTGTTCGCCATCAGGTTGTCAACGATCTTCCCCTTGGACGCAATGTTGATGAGGCGCTTAGAATGCTAGAAGCTCTTCAACACGTTGAACAACATGGTGAAGTCTGTCCTGCAAACTGGCAGAAAGATAAAGCTGCTTTAAAAGCAACGGCTGAGGGTGTTTCTGATTATTTTAAAAAACAAAAATCTTAA
- a CDS encoding host attachment protein — protein sequence MKARSLVTWALVMDGDHIYISDISAKDAIPIMVHEDFQDPPLTHEHGTDKPGRGGFNLGSETRHAFQPRHDWHDYQKELFAKKAADYLNDPKSVFDQLVVIAPSKILGVLREEFSKKTSEKVIKEMSKDLVHLPIHKLQEYLAAHQGCC from the coding sequence ATGAAGGCACGCTCTTTAGTAACTTGGGCCCTTGTTATGGATGGAGATCATATTTATATTTCAGATATTTCTGCTAAAGATGCTATTCCTATTATGGTCCATGAAGATTTTCAAGACCCTCCGTTGACCCATGAACATGGCACAGATAAGCCAGGCCGTGGGGGCTTCAATCTTGGCTCTGAAACACGCCATGCCTTTCAACCAAGACATGATTGGCATGATTATCAGAAAGAACTTTTTGCCAAAAAAGCTGCCGATTATTTGAATGATCCAAAGAGCGTTTTTGATCAACTTGTTGTCATCGCTCCTTCTAAAATTTTAGGTGTTTTACGAGAAGAGTTTTCAAAAAAAACTTCCGAAAAGGTCATCAAAGAAATGTCAAAAGATCTAGTTCATCTGCCGATTCATAAACTTCAAGAATATCTTGCCGCTCATCAAGGCTGTTGTTAA
- a CDS encoding sel1 repeat family protein yields the protein MIKKLLLSLILCAGVFAFSESQLKRALGSLENFKNEKESVLKAEKDIGFYKQAAAEGDAQAQYSLGVMYYKGEKVSKDTEKAIELWTKAAELGYEQAQFNLGVMYETGEGVIQNKQKAFELYTKAANQGYPKAQCNLGIMYEEGVGVNQDTQKALELYMKAANQGDAIAQFILGLKYEKGEDVIQDNKKALELFTRAAEQGYLEAQIHILNILKISKNKKGAVFY from the coding sequence TTGATTAAAAAATTGCTTTTAAGTTTGATCTTATGTGCGGGTGTCTTTGCCTTCAGTGAATCTCAGTTAAAACGTGCGTTAGGGTCTCTTGAAAATTTTAAAAATGAAAAAGAGAGTGTTCTAAAGGCAGAAAAAGATATTGGGTTTTATAAACAGGCAGCTGCAGAAGGAGATGCACAAGCTCAATATAGTTTAGGAGTTATGTACTATAAGGGAGAAAAAGTTTCTAAAGATACTGAAAAAGCGATAGAGCTCTGGACTAAAGCCGCTGAGCTTGGATACGAACAGGCTCAATTTAATCTGGGCGTTATGTACGAAACTGGAGAAGGTGTTATTCAAAATAAACAAAAAGCATTTGAGTTATATACAAAGGCTGCCAATCAAGGATATCCAAAAGCTCAATGTAATCTTGGGATTATGTATGAAGAAGGAGTTGGCGTTAACCAGGATACACAAAAAGCTCTTGAACTTTATATGAAAGCTGCCAACCAGGGAGATGCTATTGCTCAATTCATTCTGGGACTTAAATATGAAAAGGGGGAAGATGTCATTCAGGACAATAAAAAAGCTCTAGAGCTTTTTACCAGAGCAGCAGAACAAGGATACTTAGAAGCACAAATTCATATTTTGAACATTTT